A window from Montipora capricornis isolate CH-2021 chromosome 7, ASM3666992v2, whole genome shotgun sequence encodes these proteins:
- the LOC138056536 gene encoding ankyrin repeat and BTB/POZ domain-containing protein 1-like — MKLATFCSSNMSGSVALFQSCRRGDIDHVRNLLENGEAELNLRDRWDSTPLYYACLCGHEELVKYLLQNGARCAPNTFDGERCLYAALTDKIKNILRSYKAITPECMRRDSYREFLRRCLEDCTYADVCFLVHGVAVHAHRMVLSARSSYFAHKFTRKWRDRSIIELKHKLVKPWAFNAILQYLYTDRLYIAMDQIDDCLRLAKQCKLEYLENQLQMRLNSIQMFGTSKKRSITVVSIEPESQSSALQDAFARLAEAALPSPFMSQQFPKQFPFEISLDLFEVPLSTEDPPPFFDVCFIVGNYRFYGHKLFFCGRSDYFRALLEYKHSEPSSPGKEEFNEPVAEVFLNDVPPDVFAAVVAYIYQDNALVTEENVFSVLCFSDVYLLSGLKRLCSRIVTSLLDTDNVLTVLRTARLFNLPKLEVDCCEFMSKNLEKIIDNKEFHSLILEDAASVRERQETDSIPVVDDIRFHLMRRVLPYYVSDEEDEVFVDCEGNLQILDNLLVYLGIEC; from the exons GAACCTGCTGGAGAATGGGGAAGCAGAGTTGAATCTGAGAGACCGATGGGACAGTACACCTCT TTATTACGCATGCCTGTGTGGCCATGAGGAACTGGTGAAGTATCTGCTACAAAACG GGGCGCGTTGCGCACCGAACACTTTTGATGGAGAACGCTGTTTATACGCTGCTTTAACAGACAAGATAAAGAATATTCTAAGAAGCTACAAGGCTATCACCCCAGAATGCATGAGAAGGGATTCTTACAGAGAGTTCTTAAGGAG GTGTCTGGAGGATTGCACGTACGCCGATGTCTGTTTCTTGGTTCATGGTGTTGCTGTGCATGCGCATCGCATGGTACTCTCTGCTCGTTCGTCATACTTTGCACACAAGTTCACGAGAAAGTGGCGTGATCGTTCGATAATTGAACTGAAGCACAAACTG GTAAAACCATGGGCTTTCAATGCAATTTTACAATATCTCTATACTGATCGCTTGTATATCGCAATGGATCAAATTGATGACTGTCTTCGCTTGGCAAAGCAATGTAAGCTGGAGTATTTGGAGAATCAACTACAGATGCGACTGAACAGCATCCAAATGTTTG GAACATCCAAAAAGAGATCCATAACAGTGGTCAGTATTGAACCcgagtcccagtcctctgccttACAAGATGCTTTCGCGCGTCTAGCGGAAGCTGCTCTCCCTAGTCCTTTTATGTCCCAG CAATTTCCAAAACAGTTTCCATTCGAAATATCCTTGGACCTTTTTGAAG TTCCACTTTCCACTGAGGATCCGCCGCCGTTTTTTGACGTTTGCTTCATTGTGGGAAACTACAGATTCTACGGTCACAAG tTGTTCTTCTGCGGAAGAAGTGATTACTTTCGAGCCTTGTTAGAATACAAACATTCCGAACCATCTTCCCCTGGAAAAGAAGAATTTAACGAACCTGTTGCGGAAGTCTTCCTCAATGATGTACCGCCAGATGTGTTTGCAGCTGTTGTGGCCTACATATACCAAGATAACGCATTG GTGACGGAGGAAAACGTTTTCAGCGTGCTCTGTTTTTCTGATGTCTATTTGCTGAGTGGTTTGAAGCGTCTCTGTTCACGCATCGTAACCAGTCTCCTTGACACGGACAACGTCCTCACCGTGTTAAGGACTGCACGCCTCTTCAATCTGCCAAAACTTGAAGTCGACTGCTGTGAATTTATGagcaaaaatttggaaaaa ATAATCGATAACAAGGAATTTCATTCGCTGATCCTTGAAGACGCAGCTTCAGTGCGAGAGCGCCAAGAAACTGACTCCATTCCTGTTGTGGACGACATTCGCTTCCACTTAATGCGAAGAGTTCTTCCTTACTACGTCTCAGATGAAGAGGATGAAGTATTTGTGGACTGCGAAGGCAATCTTCAGATACTCGACAACCTGTTGGTGTATCTCGGTATTGAGTGTTAA